A window of the Lolium perenne isolate Kyuss_39 chromosome 7, Kyuss_2.0, whole genome shotgun sequence genome harbors these coding sequences:
- the LOC127318668 gene encoding HSP-interacting protein, giving the protein MGKPAAQGDTDEEVFLELSRELKEEASRMFNRKDYEGAAFKYDKAIQLLPNGHIEAAHLRSSAAQCYMRMVPGEYHRAIHQCNLALEVAPRYSRALLRRASCFQALGRPDLAWGDVEKVLGWEPGNRAAREISESVKVALKEKGVVLVVSEPVLDGQEVDHVAEIKNAPEKEEEKKQRNEHNKQANHLGDNGVKQFKQEKHTEHKEANGIRNQQSLLEDKETNGLEMERNDVGGKGGKHISGQQTGHGKSKGRKHSAVKPVHHAQENRHSHTTESNISVKTEAMRDLKLVFGEDIRCARVPVDGSLSQLREIVQNKFPSLKALLIKYKDKEDDLVTITSSEELRWANNLADPEVPVRLYVAEVDPVQELGVDVVRTQPSLLEKIPNSMAENGITGHDNGQNCYVDDWMLQFARLFKTHVGFDSDAYLDLHDLGMRLYCEAMEDTVASEEAQEIFQVAELKFQEMAALALFNWGNVSMSRARKRPLLSEDGSIELILEQVTAAYEWACSEYIKAGSKFEEAVKTKPDFFEGFIALGQQKFEQAKLSWYYAIACKIDMGTEVLGLFNNAEDNMEKGMELWEATENIHLRGLSKLNKENSMLEKLGLERYMKAMSADEAFEQASSIRSHINILWGTILYERSVVEFNLGLPSWEESLTVAMEKFKTGGASVADINVMVKNHCANETTQEGLSFKVEEIVQAWNEMYDAKKRISGAPSFRLEPIFRRRAPKLHHILEHIQYT; this is encoded by the exons ATGGGGAAGCCGGCGGCGCAGGGCGACACCGACGAGGAGGTGTTCCTGGAGCTGTCGCGGGAGTTGAAGGAGGAAGCCAGCAGGATGTTCAACCGGAAGGACTACGAGGGCGCGGCCTTCAAGTACGACAAGGCGATCCAGCTCCTCCCCAACGGCCACATCGAGGCGGCGCACCTCCGGAGCAGCGCCGCGCAGTGCTACATGCGGATGGTCCCCGGGGAGTACCACCGCGCCATCCACCAGTGCAACCTGGCCCTCGAGGTGGCGCCCAGGTACAGCAGGGCGCTGCTGCGGCGGGCCAGCTGCTTCCAGGCGCTGGGCAGGCCGGACCTGGCTTGGGGCGACGTGGAGAAGGTGCTGGGCTGGGAGCCGGGGAACCGCGCCGCCAGGGAGATCTCGGAGAGCGTCAAGGTGGCATTGAAGGAGAAGGGTGTTGTTCTTGTTGTCTCGGAACCTGTTCTGGATGGGCAGGAAGTGGACCATGTTGCAGAAATCAAGAATGCTCCagagaaggaggaagagaagAAACAGAGGAATGAGCATAACAAGCAAGCAAACCATCTGGGAGATAATGGAGTGAAGCAATTCAAACAGGAAAAACACACTGAACACAAGGAAGCAAATGGGATAAGAAATCAGCAAAGTCTTCTGGAAGATAAGGAAACCAATGGTCTGGAGATGGAACGGAACGATGTTGGTGGCAAGGGAGGGAAACACATTTCAGGACAACAAACTGGGCATGGCAAGAGTAAGGGACGAAAGCACTCTGCTGTGAAGCCAGTGCATCATGCTCAGGAAAACCGTCATAGCCACACCACAGAGAGCAATATCAGTGTCAAGACAGAGGCGATGAGGGATCTGAAGTTGGTCTTTGGAGAGGACATTAGATGTGCTCGGGTGCCAGTAGACGGCAGCCTATCTCAGTTGAGAGAAATTGTTCAGAACAAGTTCCCATCTTTGAAGGCGTTACTTATTAAGTATAAGGACAAGGAAGATGACCTGGTGACAATAACCTCATCTGAAGAGCTAAGATGGGCAAACAACCTAGCAGACCCAGAAGTGCCTGTTCGACTATATGTTGCAGAGGTTGATCCTGTTCAAGAACTAGGCGTGGATGTGGTCAGAACACAACCTTCGTTACTAGAGAAAATCCCTAATAGCATGGCAGAGAATGGGATCACCGGGCATGATAATGGACAAAACTGTTATGTTGATGATTGGATGTTACAGTTTGCCCGGCTATTTAAGACTCACGTCGGATTTGATTCTGATGCATATTTGGATCTCCATGACCTTGGCATGAGATTATATTGTGAGGCTATGGAAGACACGGTTGCAAGTGAAGAAGCGCAGGAAATATTTCAAGTTGCAGAGCTAAAATTTCAGGAAATGGCAGCTTTGGCCTTGTTTAATTGGGGCAACGTCAGCATGTCTCGTGCAAGAAAAAGGCCACTCCTATCTGAAGATGGTTCAATTGAATTGATACTTGAGCAGGTAACGGCTGCATATGAATGGGCTTGTTCAGAATATATTAAGGCTGGTTCAAAATTTGAGGAAGCTGTAAAAACAAAACCAGACTTTTTTGAAGGTTTCATCGCACTTGGCCAACAGAAGTTTGAGCAGGCCAAGCTTTCATGGTATTATGCTATTGCATGTAAGATAGATATGGGAACAGAAGTTTTGGGATTGTTCAACAATGCAGAAGACAATATGGAAAAAGGGATGGAGCTGTGGGAAGCAACGGAAAATATTCACCTGAGGGGGCTGTCTAAACTTAACAAGGAGAATTCCATGCTGGAGAAGTTGGGCCTAGAACGCTATATGAAGGCTATGTCTGCAGATGAAGCATTCGAACAAGCTTCAAGTATTCGATCACATATAAATATTCTGTGGGGTACCATTCTTTATGAACGCTCCGTAGTAGAGTTCAACTTGGGACTTCCTAGCTGGGAAGAGTCGCTGACAGTGGCGATGGAAAAATTCAAGACTGGAGGTGCTTCCGTAGCAGACATCAATGTGATGGTAAAGAACCATTGTGCTAATGAAACCACCCAAGAAG GACTGAGTTTTAAGGTTGAGGAAATTGTTCAAGCATGGAATGAAATGTATGACGCTAAGAAGAGGATAAGCGGAGCTCCATCTTTCCGCCTCGAACCAATATTCCGACGCAGGGCTCCAAAGTTGCATCATATACTGGAACACATACAGTACACGTGA